The nucleotide sequence GAATTACAAACTTCGTCTATAAAATTTGAAATTTTATCTCGAGATTCTTTAGCTTGATCGTTATCACTCCATTTACCTTGTTGAGCATCAAAATTAATAGCATACCAAGCATTTCCATAAGGTTGTAACGAATATGGTGCTTTAACAGAAATGATCAAAAACTCTTCTTGTAACTCAGTCGCAAATGAAAATAAATCATTCTCATCACTCCCATAACCGTGAAGCATAATAAGTAGCGGAGCATTTGAGCTTAGGGATGATGGTCTAACTATATGCTCTAAAGATAAATTTTGAGTAGTCATTAATTACCGAAATTTGCAAATATTTTTTGATAAAGTGTTCCTAATATAGGAGTAGGTTGTATTTTCCCACTTAAGGCTGTAGTGATTCCAAAGATAAATAATACTCCAAAAAATATGTAAAACCCTAATGTGATTGTCCAACTATCAAAAACCCCAATAATATAGCCTAATGCAAAAAAAGTTAGCCATAAACCTAAAGATTGTCTTATATGAAAGGCAGTGAAAGAATTCTTCTTTTCTGTATTAGAATAAAAAGCAATTACGACACCAATAATAGTAATATAACTTATTAATGCCATTTGCTTACCTTCTTCAATAGTAGTTTGATTCATATAATTATAAAACAATATTATTATTATTGATTATACCGTATACTTTTCCTTTTAACTCCATATTTTCAAAAATTGCATTTTTAGATTTTGATAAAATATCATTTTTTGTGAACACAAATTTTGTGCTTGGGTTAAATAATGTAATGTTAGCAACGTTCCCCTCATTTATTGGTGTAGATACTATACCAAAACGATCTTTCCCTTTTGTAAGCTGTTTTATTGCTGCTTTTGTAGTTAAGATATTATTTAAGGCACCAAATGCAGTTTCTAAACCAATGGTTCCGTAACTGGCATAATCAAATTCTATTTTTTTTAACTCAATATCTAATGGATTATGATCACTTGTAACCATATCTATCGTTCCATCTTTAATCCCCTCTATTAAGGCATCTATATCCTCTTGTGTACGAAGTGGTGGTGTTACTTTAAAATTAGTATCAAATGATTTTAAAGACTCGTCAGTTATTATTAAATTATGTATAGCGACGCTACAGCTTACGTTTAATTTCTTTTGCTTTGCTAACCTAATTAATGCTACAGACTTTGCTGTAGATATAGTTGGTATATGTAGTTTACCTTCAGTATACTCTAACAAACTTAAATCTCTTTCTATTTGTAGTTCTTCAGCAAGATTAGGAATACCTTTTAATCCAATAGTAGTACTCGTAATATGTTCGTTCATTACACCTTTACCAGAAATAGAATTATCTTGAGGGAACGCACAAACAATACCATTAAACGTACTAGTGTATTGCAAAGCAATCTTCATAAGATTAGCATTTGTAATTGGTTTTTGATAATCTGAAAAAGCTATTGCTCCAGCATTTTTCATATCAAATAATTCGGCAAGCTCTTCTCCTTTGCTTTTAGAAGTTAATGCTCCTATAGGATATAAATCTACAGAGTGTTTTTCTGCTTTAGATTTTAGAAAAGTAACATCTGTATTGGTATCAATTACAGGATTAGTATTGGCATTAACCGCAATAGCAGTAAACCCAGATTTTGCAGCAACATTTAAACCATTAATGATGGTCTCACGATCTTCGTAACCTGGCTCACCTAAACTCACACTACTATCAAACCAACCTTGAGAGATATGTAAATTATCTAAAACAATTTCTTTATAATTTTTAGAGTTTTTCAGAGAAGAGCCAATTTTTGTAATAACGCCTTTTTCAATTAATACATCTTGCGTTTTATTATTAAAATCACTTTTTGTATCAATAATTGTAGCAGACTTTATAAGTACGTTCATTTAAAATATTTTAAGATGAGCATTTCTATAATCAAAAAGACTAGTGCAAAAATAGCAAACCATTTCCATAAGGCATTAATATTTAAGTCACTTTTTAAATCATTTATTAAATCTGGTACAGAATCTCTTATATCTACATTCTCTAATTGAGATACATCGAGGTAATTTAAATTGCTTTCGTCGCGATTATAATTATAACTCACATATTTTAAAGTTTCAGCCTTGTTAGTAACAGCATAAATTTCAGCTATATTTGGAGTTTCATTGGTAATGACTTTCACTTTAGTGCTGAATGTTTGTTGTTGAGGAATGATAATATCTGTAGTATTGGCTTTCAATTTTAAGATATCATCTTGTTGCATTATTGTATTAATGTCAAAATTATTTTCTTTTCCAATAGTGTAATATAAATTAGGTAATTGCAGACTTTGTCGACCAATATTATAAAGTGTAGGAACAATTAATGGAGAATTTATAAAATTAGAATTTTCAATATTAATAGCAGAAGAAAATACAAAAACACGATCATCTTGTGATAAAAATGGTTTGCCATCTTCAAACTGTAGAATAGCTCCGCTATTTGTGGCCATATTATAATAACTATTTACTTTAGGGTATTGAAAATTTGTTACTTGTTTATCAAATACATTATTAAAGACAGGATGAGAATAATTAATGGTAGTAACTTTCTTCTCAATTGTAGTGATACCTTGTAATTTATTTACTTTTAATAATTGATTGTATGAAGAAAGATTAATGTTATTTGATGGTATAATTAACAGGTTTCCGCCATTAAGCATAAAAGATTTTAAGCTATTTACTAATGCTACAGAAATATTATCTAATTCATTTAAAATAATTAAATTTTGCGCAGCTAAATCGTTATAATTTAACTGATTATCAGATACTGAAAAATAGTTAAATTCATCATTAGTATAAACTCGTTTTAAAAAATCACTACTTATATTAGAATTTATTGCTAAAACATTAATTTTTTCCTGTTCATTAATATTAAAATATAAAGTATTGTCAAATTGAAGACTAATATCTTCAACAGAAATTTTAGCATTTATTGTTTTATTACTAGGTAATGAAAATGATGCTGTATTATCCTCTTTTGTTACTGAAGTTTTTGCAATGAGCTTCTCTTCTTCAAATAAAGAAATAGGCAAACTATTACTATTTTGATTTCCTGAAATCTTTAATTTAGCAGAGATATCTATTGTTGTCGGACTTACCTTAGAAATATAAACACTATCTACACTAACATTATTTACATTTACTGGTCTTGGTTTTATAAAAAACACATTTAAAAATTGATTGTTATCTATTTTTATAGATGCTTCTTCTTTTTGTTGAAAATCTGATATTAAAATAAAGTTTTTTATAGATGCTACATCTTTACTAAATAATTGTTGCCCTTTTAGAAGCACTGCATTGTATTCTAATTGATTAGAAGAGTATTCTAATTGTAATAATTCATTTTTAATATCACCAATAGTTGTATTTCTAAATGTATTATTGTTTGTAAAAAGAGAGATGTTCTCTTTTTCGTCTAGAGTTGAGATTAAATCTTGTATAGCACGCTTTAATAGTTCTCCTTTATTACCTCTAGCTTGCATGCTAAATGAATTATCTAAATATATTACTGTTTCTATAGTAGTATCTTTAGTATTTGATTTAGAAAAATATGGCTGAGCAAAAGCAATAATAATAGTTGTTAATAGCAATAACCTTGTAATTAATGTAAGCCACTTTTTTAATTGAGAACTCTTTCGAGTTTGAATAATGACGTTCTTTAAAAACTGGACATTTGTAAAATCAACTTTTTGAAAACGGCGTAACTGAAATAAATGAACAATAATAGGGATTAAGAGTAAAAAGAGTGTGTAAAGAAGTTCTGGGTGTTTAAACTGCATTCTTAATTTTAGATTATTCGTGAAACAAACTTAATGTAAAATTGATATTATTTGATTAAACCATATATTTTTTAGCATATTTTTTTGATTTTTGAAATTAGCAAAAGAAAAAATAATCTAACATAGGTTGCTGGTACAATGCTTTTAATTGAGATTTAATTTCTAACTGCTCTTCTGTATTTGCTATAGTAATAATTGTTTGCGGGGAGTCAAATTTTGAGAACTCTTGGGTAGATAGTAATCTTTGTTGATAAATATCTTTTCCTATTTTTTTTAAATTATTACACATCCAATAAAATGAAATATTTTTTTTAAATAAATAATTTGCTACAAACTTTCCTTTTTGCCCAGCCCCCCAAACGATTAAAGGACGAGTAGGAGTATGATGCAATTTTAAAAAATAATGTAGTTTTATTTCTAAAAAATGATTTTGTGCGTAATTCTTATCTGTTCTAGAAGCTCGTACAGGATAATCTCTCCAAAAATGCAATACATTATTACAAGGGATACATTTTAAACCTTGTTGGTAAAACCGAAATGCTAAATCGTAATCCTCTGGATATTTATTTGAGTGAAATGCGTCACAAGCTAAAAAATCACTTCTGTATACCATCCAGCAAGGAGAAGGGATAACACATTCTTTATAAATGTCATTATAATTAGAACCTTCTTGAGTTAAGTTATTTAACCAAGTTTCATATTTAGCATAACCATTTCCAACACCATTTTTTGAAAAGTATCTAATTAATCCAATCGCGACGTGACCTTTACCTGAATTTATCAAGTTGTTACTTAAAACTCCTAATTTGTTAGAAACCATTATGTCATCACTATCCATTCGTGTTACCAAAGAGCCTTTACTCATTTTAAACGCTAACCTCAAAGCTTCAATAATTCCTTTACCATCATTTTTAAATAATTTGATTCGTAAATCCTTTTCAGCAAACTTTTTTACAATAGCATAGCTGTTATCTGTAGAATTATCATCAACAATTAATAACTCCCAATTTGTATATGTTTGATTAATAATTGACTGGAGGCATTCATTTAAATAAATAGATGTATTTTTAAAAGGAATAAGTATACTAATAAGCGGTTGTCGCATAGAGCGAAGATAAGAATTCGTTTTTTTAACAAAAAGATAAGTGAATAATAGTAACAAAACATATCTTTGAGCGTCTTTTAATCAATAATTTATATAAAAATCAAATTACAAACTATAATGAAAAAACAATTAACCATTTTAGGAATTAGTATCATGCTATTTTCTTGCGGACCTAAATCAGTTATTAAAGATGACTCTGCTGTAAATAACCCAATAGTTACTGAAATAGATTTAATTAATGTAAAAGAAGATAGAGTACCTGTAGTTATTAACCCAGGTCGATTTACCACAGAATCGATAACATATAGATTACCAAAGGTTGTTCAAGGTACTTATTCTGTAAGTGATTTTGGTAAATATGTTGATGATTTTAAAGCCATCGATTATGATGGTAATGAACTTGTGGTTAATAAAATTGATACAAATACATGGACTATTAACAATGCTACTAAATTAGATAAGATTGAATATTTAGTTAATGATACTTTTGATATTGAAACCAGAGGTGGAATAGGAGGAGATCAACCATTTTCTCCATCTGGCACAAATATAGCTCCAGATAATTATGTATTAAATCTACATGGATTTATTGGATATTTTGATACTTTAAAAACAAATCAATATAGTTTGGATGTAATATCTCCAACAGATTTTAAGCGTACTTCAGCAATACAAACTACTGGATCTAGAGTTAATGAAGATGGTAGTACAACGACAAGTTATTTTGCGCCACGCTATTTTGATATTACTGATAATCCTATGATGTATGGTAATTTGGATGTAGAAGAATTTCAAGTAGGAGATATTAAAATTGTATTAAGTGTATATTCACCTAATAAAGTACATACAGCTGCAAGTATTAAAGAAACTGTGTTTAAAATGATGCAAGGGCAAAAAGCATATTTAGGAGATTTAAATAG is from Flavobacteriaceae bacterium and encodes:
- a CDS encoding glycosyltransferase family 2 protein, producing the protein MRQPLISILIPFKNTSIYLNECLQSIINQTYTNWELLIVDDNSTDNSYAIVKKFAEKDLRIKLFKNDGKGIIEALRLAFKMSKGSLVTRMDSDDIMVSNKLGVLSNNLINSGKGHVAIGLIRYFSKNGVGNGYAKYETWLNNLTQEGSNYNDIYKECVIPSPCWMVYRSDFLACDAFHSNKYPEDYDLAFRFYQQGLKCIPCNNVLHFWRDYPVRASRTDKNYAQNHFLEIKLHYFLKLHHTPTRPLIVWGAGQKGKFVANYLFKKNISFYWMCNNLKKIGKDIYQQRLLSTQEFSKFDSPQTIITIANTEEQLEIKSQLKALYQQPMLDYFFFC
- a CDS encoding dihydroorotase, which encodes MNVLIKSATIIDTKSDFNNKTQDVLIEKGVITKIGSSLKNSKNYKEIVLDNLHISQGWFDSSVSLGEPGYEDRETIINGLNVAAKSGFTAIAVNANTNPVIDTNTDVTFLKSKAEKHSVDLYPIGALTSKSKGEELAELFDMKNAGAIAFSDYQKPITNANLMKIALQYTSTFNGIVCAFPQDNSISGKGVMNEHITSTTIGLKGIPNLAEELQIERDLSLLEYTEGKLHIPTISTAKSVALIRLAKQKKLNVSCSVAIHNLIITDESLKSFDTNFKVTPPLRTQEDIDALIEGIKDGTIDMVTSDHNPLDIELKKIEFDYASYGTIGLETAFGALNNILTTKAAIKQLTKGKDRFGIVSTPINEGNVANITLFNPSTKFVFTKNDILSKSKNAIFENMELKGKVYGIINNNNIVL